One segment of Platichthys flesus chromosome 15, fPlaFle2.1, whole genome shotgun sequence DNA contains the following:
- the vdac1 gene encoding voltage-dependent anion-selective channel protein 1, with amino-acid sequence MAVPPTYVDLGKSARDVFTKGYGFGLIKLDLKTKSDNGLEFTSTGSANTETSKVAGSLETKYKWAEHGLTFTEKWNTDNTLGTEITVEDQLAKGLKMTFDSSFSPNTGKKSGKIKSGYKCEHINLGCDVNHDINGTAIHGAAVVGYEGWLAGYQMTFEAGRNRITQSNFAVGYKTDEFQLHTNVNDGTEFGGSIYQKVNNQLETAVNLAWTAGNSNTRFGISAKYQIDADASFSAKVNNSSLVGLGYTQTLKPGIKLTLSALLDGKNINAGGHKLGLGLEFQA; translated from the exons ATGGCTGTACCTCCCACCTACGTTGACCTTGGAAAGTCCGCCAGGGATGTTTTCACTAAAGGATATG GCTTCGGGCTCATCAAGCTGGACCTGAAAACAAAGTCGGACAATGGACTG GAGTTCACCAGCACAGGCTCTGCCAACACTGAGACCAGCAAGGTCGCAGGATCCCTGGAGACCAAGTACAAGTGGGCGGAGCACGGACTGACCTTCACGGAGAAATGGAACACCGACAACACCCTGGGGACCGAGATCACCGTTGAAGACCAG TTGGCTAAGGGGCTGAAGATGACATTTGATTCCTCTTTCTCACCAAACACTGG AAAGAAGAGCGGCAAAATCAAGTCAGGCTACAAGTGCGAACACATTAACCTTGGCTGTGACGTCAACCATGACATCAACGGTACAGCCATCCACGGTGCAGCAGTGGTCGGCTATGAGGGCTGGCTGGCCGGCTACCAGATGACCTTCGAGGCGGGCAGGAACAGGATCACCCAGAGCAACTTCGCTGTTGGATACAAGACTGATGAGTTCCAGCTCCACACGAATGT AAATGATGGTACTGAGTTCGGTGGCTCCATCTACCAGAAGGTGAACAACCAGCTGGAGACGGCCGTCAACCTGGCCTGGACTGCTGGAAACAGCAACACCCGCTTTGGCATCTCCGCCAAGTATCAGATTGATGCTGATGCATCCTTCTCT GCGAAGGTGAACAACTCCAGCCTCGTGGGCCTGGGCTACACTCAGACTCTGAAGCCAG GCATCAAGCTGACACTCTCTGCTCTCCTCGACGGCAAGAACATCAATGCTGGTGGCCACAAGCTTGGTCTCGGCCTCGAGTTCCAAGCGTAG